The Acidimicrobiales bacterium genome contains a region encoding:
- a CDS encoding TetR family transcriptional regulator, with product MVTSTTGRRGPGRRPGNPDTRAHIVAAARRVFRAEGYDAASSRSIAREAGVDPALIHHYFESKAALFMAALDFPLDPRRIREALDPDLPKGEQLVLMFLHLWEGGLDVGDDTASPADPDAHPFITVVQAATSGPAAGAALREFLKERVWTNPAMAGERPTDIGEAHDDHPDRALSPEQGDLRHGLVSSQLFGIGWARYVLKVEPLASATPEAIAKVVGPTIERYMSGDLGDVTALGGSVGAGGAGSG from the coding sequence ATGGTGACATCGACCACAGGACGCCGCGGGCCGGGTCGTCGCCCCGGCAACCCTGACACCCGCGCCCACATCGTGGCGGCCGCCCGCCGGGTCTTTCGCGCCGAGGGATACGACGCCGCCAGCTCACGGTCGATCGCCCGCGAAGCCGGCGTGGACCCGGCACTCATCCACCACTACTTCGAATCCAAGGCCGCCTTGTTCATGGCAGCCCTCGACTTCCCGCTCGACCCCCGCCGGATCCGCGAGGCCCTCGATCCCGACCTGCCCAAGGGCGAGCAGCTCGTGTTGATGTTCCTCCACCTCTGGGAAGGTGGCCTCGACGTCGGGGATGACACGGCGAGCCCGGCAGATCCGGACGCCCACCCGTTCATCACCGTGGTGCAGGCCGCCACGTCGGGGCCGGCCGCGGGTGCGGCGCTGCGTGAGTTCCTCAAGGAGCGGGTGTGGACGAACCCGGCGATGGCCGGTGAGCGTCCAACCGACATCGGCGAGGCCCACGACGACCACCCGGACCGCGCCCTGTCGCCCGAGCAGGGCGACCTCCGCCATGGGCTGGTCTCGTCGCAACTGTTCGGCATCGGGTGGGCCCGCTACGTCCTCAAAGTCGAGCCGCTCGCCAGCGCGACGCCGGAGGCGATCGCCAAAGTGGTCGGCCCCACCATCGAGCGCTACATGTCCGGCGACCTCGGCGACGTCACCGCTTTGGGTGGGTCGGTCGGCGCGGGCGGCGCCGGCAGCGGCTGA
- a CDS encoding MMPL family transporter: MLILWILAVVVISGIGSSMGNNWNDKFDAGNSDSGKALHLLQDRFPSRAGDTADMVFHSKGDITSPANQAAVNGVVADVAALGLRDHVESVQSPFTKGGEGQVANVAPGKGHVVYARIQFDRETNDIPTAAIKKVLSTARHATPSDLQIEFGGGPVYKAEPPSMGSAELIGVVAAIFILLIAFGSLIAMGLPLLTAFFGIGIGSAIVTMLSHSLTVPSFALQMAMMIGIGVGIDYALFIVTRYRSELHDGSGPRDAVITALATAGHAVLFAGCTVVISLIGMLLLGQSFIYGLAFGCIGVVVMVMLSAMTLLPAILGFVGRTIDRLHVPGLLHKGEQATARRTFWYRWSRVVQRKPWVTGSVALVILIALALPLFGMRMGQSDAGSNPASSTTRKSYDLLAQGFGAGSNGPLFIAVDQPKTAAGSAAAGKLYDAFAALSEQPDSNVAYVAKPRLNPSGDAAQIIVVPLAAPQDKATDSLVHRLRDHVIPDALRGTGAKAYVGGVTAGGIDGTAGLTKKLPWVIGGVVLLSFLLLMAVFRSVAVPIKAAVMNLLSIGAAYGVIVAVFQWGWGASIIGVSRTGPIDSWIPLMLFTILFGLSMDYEVFLLSRIREEWLGHGDNGVAVADGLAGTARVITAAAAIMVFVFGSFVLGDMRQLKLFGLGLATAILVDATLVRMVLVPSTMELIGDANWWFPRWLDRLVPKLSVEVDADAHLPSGTTSPAPGQPGGDERDPALVP, translated from the coding sequence GTGCTGATCCTCTGGATCCTGGCCGTCGTCGTGATCTCGGGCATCGGCTCGTCGATGGGCAACAACTGGAACGACAAGTTCGACGCTGGCAACAGCGACTCCGGCAAGGCGCTCCACCTGCTCCAGGATCGCTTCCCCTCGCGTGCCGGCGACACCGCCGACATGGTGTTCCACAGCAAGGGCGACATCACCAGTCCGGCAAACCAGGCCGCGGTCAACGGAGTGGTCGCCGACGTCGCGGCGCTCGGTCTGCGCGACCACGTGGAGTCCGTGCAGAGCCCGTTCACCAAAGGTGGCGAGGGCCAGGTCGCCAACGTCGCGCCCGGCAAGGGCCACGTCGTCTACGCCCGCATCCAGTTCGACAGGGAAACCAACGACATCCCCACGGCGGCGATCAAGAAGGTGCTGTCGACGGCGCGCCACGCGACGCCGAGCGACCTTCAGATCGAGTTCGGCGGCGGACCGGTCTACAAGGCGGAGCCGCCGTCGATGGGCTCTGCCGAGCTGATCGGTGTGGTCGCCGCCATCTTCATCCTGCTGATCGCGTTCGGCTCACTGATAGCCATGGGCCTGCCGTTGCTGACCGCGTTCTTCGGGATCGGTATCGGGAGCGCGATCGTCACCATGTTGAGCCACTCGCTCACGGTGCCGAGCTTCGCGTTGCAGATGGCGATGATGATCGGCATCGGGGTCGGCATCGACTACGCGCTGTTCATCGTCACCCGCTACCGCTCCGAGCTCCACGACGGTTCCGGGCCGCGCGACGCCGTGATCACGGCCTTGGCGACGGCCGGCCACGCCGTGCTGTTCGCCGGCTGCACGGTCGTGATCTCGCTGATCGGCATGTTGCTCCTCGGCCAGAGCTTCATCTACGGCCTGGCGTTCGGCTGCATCGGCGTCGTGGTCATGGTCATGTTGTCGGCCATGACGCTGCTGCCGGCGATCCTCGGGTTCGTCGGGCGCACCATCGACCGGCTGCACGTCCCGGGCCTGTTGCACAAAGGCGAGCAGGCCACCGCGCGCCGCACGTTCTGGTACCGCTGGAGCCGGGTCGTGCAGCGCAAGCCATGGGTCACGGGCAGCGTGGCACTGGTGATCCTGATCGCCTTGGCGCTCCCGCTGTTCGGGATGCGGATGGGCCAGTCCGACGCCGGCAGCAACCCCGCCTCGTCGACCACCCGCAAGTCCTACGACTTGCTGGCGCAGGGCTTCGGCGCCGGTTCGAACGGTCCGCTGTTCATCGCTGTCGACCAGCCCAAGACCGCGGCCGGCAGCGCGGCGGCCGGCAAGCTGTATGACGCCTTTGCTGCGCTGTCGGAGCAGCCCGATTCCAACGTGGCGTACGTCGCCAAACCGCGGCTCAACCCGTCGGGCGACGCGGCGCAGATCATCGTGGTGCCGCTCGCCGCCCCGCAGGACAAGGCCACCGACAGCCTCGTGCACCGGCTGCGCGACCACGTCATCCCCGACGCGCTGCGAGGCACCGGGGCGAAGGCGTACGTCGGCGGCGTGACCGCGGGTGGCATCGACGGCACCGCCGGGCTCACCAAGAAGCTGCCATGGGTGATCGGCGGCGTGGTGCTGCTGTCGTTCCTGTTGCTGATGGCCGTGTTCCGCTCGGTTGCCGTGCCGATCAAGGCAGCAGTGATGAACCTGCTGTCGATCGGCGCGGCGTACGGCGTGATCGTGGCGGTCTTCCAGTGGGGCTGGGGCGCCAGCATCATCGGCGTCAGCCGCACCGGGCCCATCGACTCGTGGATCCCGCTGATGCTGTTCACCATCTTGTTCGGCTTGTCGATGGACTACGAGGTGTTCCTCCTCTCCCGCATCCGCGAGGAGTGGCTCGGCCACGGCGACAACGGGGTCGCGGTCGCCGACGGCCTCGCCGGCACCGCCCGGGTGATCACGGCAGCCGCTGCGATCATGGTGTTCGTCTTCGGCTCGTTCGTGCTCGGCGACATGCGCCAGCTCAAGTTGTTCGGGCTCGGCTTGGCCACCGCGATCCTCGTCGACGCCACCTTGGTCCGCATGGTCCTGGTGCCCTCCACGATGGAGTTGATCGGCGACGCCAACTGGTGGTTCCCGCGCTGGCTCGACCGCCTGGTGCCCAAGCTCAGCGTCGAGGTAGACGCCGATGCGCACTTGCCGTCGGGTACCACATCTCCCGCGCCAGGTCAGCCCGGCGGCGACGAGCGGGACCCTGCGCTCGTTCCCTGA